One genomic window of Cyprinus carpio isolate SPL01 chromosome B8, ASM1834038v1, whole genome shotgun sequence includes the following:
- the cep350 gene encoding centrosome-associated protein 350 isoform X1 produces the protein MWSRLRSEAGLPASVSSQSALAGQDNRRAEISHAWNSLNQTKAALRHIENRLEAAPGTGVLLDSVLDTKKASVSGSRKMSRRDGCHVEESGSKSRTRSRRSPDKSSRSPLRNSTLDSNARKLSAVEFREPLVSYREASPLPVSQTHSEPEVHSLPTEVVVPQADFALSQLVYQRDTRDMQTADLDSPHSSAVDSTSVRYLNDLSALNAIHQPDQAPLGSEVNPRTHLQAETSQTSLTSITGSVTASLRLENLRRRQPDEKLEKLKERIRRQREHLEETEERNKLLGYLEQPVGIGAAAHSTTVPTAKVRKVAPAPPAPIYKGFNTSETKIRTTDGKVWAEEDFQNLSREIYKDLTKRLTAESTKPKQRPAEREKVKEKKPSKPVRKVHRSSSAPDSNTKPAISTSSWRDGQKLVKMMLGPPPRLHREPRVKSSETQMRTGPGPRSSSHPRLERSRHSRPTSAERPRNHVLPEEPAGPSRLTGGDRRKSPSTDLLSADIRGILDDLQMEADSSRRAEAPRSKVSTRVSRSASPAKTTKRTDPPEHPMAKKRHYDAEAVRLYIAQKQEERKKQQAEERRAQREEEENKNKRLKELYTRQRAGATKGPVAPEGPIKKRLQETYTKLLLEQTQLREEINGGAITNMVQQPRPVYQPSGESDKENKRHDRPQSATSSSDLSLTGQCQPPFSRNGLGYAGSPWHQSDQHSPALRVSSSLAPPSGHIFSQLLELDPEPSLPNRESLTAHAAFPSTTGRKMSRIEALKATAASLSSRIESEARKLAGAGINYGCAKDTGTGLLIPSDDRWAKRVSPPVRENLTDSDDLVERIEKLLAAGQSTYDQALPGVGNLHSFRERMETGNKQTVAPSGLNSRNTRKTPSPPKPIVQEVELDSSGGSISEGPLLSEGSISDEDLQELPKSRLGTKGYSAHLNGDSLNPISRFQKEAEKHLPFNLSRMVQGGSNGPWEELAKGSPHSVINIFTKNMSYSKAFEERGGKSSPALRSGLSGASSLDGMVYEEDFVSSRASSQSASKRSPNGLSNGHGRFSPPDEVLSVRSAYSNRAGERSQHSPALTPLSSPHSASSSSKRASERSLLEGQRNTSSAVSDLPAEGFKKSGSEKTSSRSSHRSVDTDSTLGGVSVHSIHSCISHFSSEGKKSPRSARTTPAAGSPASSGSSRLSPGDSIPIRGSAQGSGSPHAALPSSSSSAARAKSNPSPHTQSPGRTEHRTAGATELQFAPGVLQQRLSAELSYLDAVEESVRQLGDVERVRGVSLAQQETVSLAQILKSQQQRHERELYLLRMKAEQEALETQRQLEESRQKAAQAHAELQEGLLQSQQQALGGLHEATNKMINQQAEAARHTAETAQHIKEMTELARSQIAGALSVPGPSIMPLYDQQKQHKRGLKQQQPHPHTDSSWKSELSPERRKSPSEVETSPDSLSESIPSRRPTISGGGSSSTQLSPPRSDQKERKTPGKDRSSSSVEDQAHTAADDSLSSDNVRSPLEEKADNASIATDYSVKFDDSMTEDDIEEKSFRSLLPSEAHRRESLDRKPSPRPESDDDHSHDRSSPKASSKQDGSMPFSSGQDSFSKFTMDLVRQYMKEEEVRAQHQSSLLRLRQKALREKTKAELAWLEHQKRHLRDKGEDDKMPPLRKKQRGLILKLQQEQAEIKRLQEANKAARRERQLLLKQQEEIERMRHTTLKLKERLRSADTKLESPASGVAEESAPPSVIVTDAETRSPSPVSVSGSETSSIMQKLKKMRSHMDEKHCSPVHYFFSVFTAHHWASLSVCLPKLHPKFQLFIYSQLVRFLTKREQQLMQRRRHAEELLEWRQRLDAEEAEVRHMEKKALAAWEKQQQPRNRTPLQQRSWESELSKTRGGQESPTGQEAGSEDDDSPALSVSSVHTDLSVPEQLASPSSDQPVSELHSPHTGNSPAPDALYSPEFNATDSKQSPPEKASLSSLRHSDSSQPGTVTGTSGSSKMQVRSSSKTSEACTSDTHSATPSETTSDQSDIESRIRALKDELRIRKSVVYQLKKEQKKRQKERLKAQEASLLKQLESYNDFIQKTKAKLSKEPDSTPATKPQIKTPTSATEKPRIKPPPLQRPETSKNWKIVTESEKSETVPTEASADKADDVAPSRLHKYSSEHDDISSDEDPPTVTPTPVMGSPEHMDVLRSLRSPEYPSYQSEDAPSIKEHAARPEANDLLSEDESVVSSHKSGIMEELEYAKSEGSENSRSDQHSHPLLKLDLGLQIPSQNDMKPKFEEEKLSEKDADDKQAVEDSADAGESMIFTDSPVAKSKDIDYTSAEKTPSAIDHSYTPDFSLSKREDSPKMKDTPSPSGDGYNDDFEPSFGSSFKEDHHESKPTSPSAPEPKEKSLKSPMYSSEEEIEEELSVRSGSTNGSFQTESHADLNSHGKSSKDDIMSHSKCSTLPQHQMPVLSVMDELPSFCIGDRVLVSNIQPGTLRFKGQTNFANGFWAGVELDNPEGSNNGTYDGVVYFECSEKHGIFAPPDKISRLPEKFEASADTEDEDSSCDDQPNSKNKGSEEQLDHRNLLNKIKGEKSDLDFHPETREPSEEYEKPLELNIKQLSTGQSTFFKSQQHNLDFNDIDCNMIKDCDKSQHTVPYRGDKDIILKFKDTSLDNVVPLLNNLDKGTSKKQKQEEEPTAVILDLLVEDKKSRVDGFPKTTDISIEEASLDNREDLNNKRALTTLADKLVENFLCDAVKQFQKIKKDKEEKLSAANQLKRDFINEDDGLDGSNNFKSQSRSSSKTKTDSFRTFFDDDQEELSSPEHCNRPESPVLGTSGQEELAKRLAELELSRELFDVLGDEQDWFDEDFGLSSRKQQQKQKPQQDGISGAGEQVKTPPRPELPVQLKQPEEPAMIVPHTVQEVEKLVIAATQEIWKSCKLGHGRPSLTGVPKPQPSNIFLEGDSKANDLEAQCQQSYKLAVFDLSWEVIQDIYAEDPKVDQPQWMKPRRLNSNYFHRLKCPNDITTVQEFVTTEVLKLCGLKKEQNQKTDWQKMIKFGRKKRDRVDHILVQELHEEESHWVNYDEDELFVKMQLADGIFDTLLKDTADVLTQIQGKKSKRTL, from the exons ATGTGGAGTCGCTTGCGAAGTGAGGCGGGGCTGCCAGCCTCTGTCTCTTCCCAGTCTGCCCTTGCTGGGCAAGACAACAGGAGAG CAGAGATATCTCATGCCTGGAATAGTCTAAATCAAACCAAAGCTGcc TTGCGACACATTGAGAATCGTCTGGAGGCAGCGCCAGGCACTGGAGTGCTTCTGGACTCAGTGCTTGACACAAAGAAAGCATCTGTGAGTGGCAGTCGGAAAATGAGCCGCAGAG ATGGGTGTCATGTGGAGGAAAGTGGATCCAAGTCCAGAACACGGAGTCGACGCAGTCCAGACAAAAGTTCCCGTAGTCCCTTGAGGAATAGCACTCTGGACAGTAACGCCAGGAAACTCAGTGCAGTGGAGTTCAGAGAACCACTCGTTTCATACAG ggAAGCATCTCCGCTGCCAGTGTCCCAGACTCACTCTGAACCAGAAGTCCATTCGTTACCAACAGAGGTGGTCGTCCCTCAGGCTGACTTTGCTCTAAGCCAGCTGGTCTATCAGCGTGACACCAGAGACATGCAGACTGCAGACCTGGACAGCCCACACTCCTCAGCTGTAGACAGCACATCTGTACGCTACCTTAATGACCTGTCTGCTCTCAACGCCATTCACCAACCTGACCAAGCCCCGCTAGGGTCAGAGGTCAACCCCAGAACACATTTACAGGCAGAGACATCCCAGACTTCCTTGACATCCATCACCGGTTCAGTCACAGCTTCCTTACGGCTGGAGAACCTGCGGCGTCGGCAACCTGATGAAAAGCTGGAAAAGCTGAAAGAGAGGATCCGCAGACAGAGGGAACATTTGGAGgagacagaagaaagaaacaagctGCTGGGATACTTGGAGCAACCTGTGGGTATTGGAGCGGCAGCACATAGTACCACAGTACCTACTGCTAAAGTTCGGAAAGTGGCCCCAGCCCCTCCAGCGCCTATTTACAAAG GCTTCAACACAAGTGAGACTAAGATTCGCACAACTGATGGGAAAGTGTGGGCAGAGGAGGACTTCCAGAACTTAAGCAGGGAAATATACAAAGACCTGACAAAACGGCTCACAG CAGAGAGCACAAAACCCAAGCAGAGGCCTGCAGAGCGAGAAAAGGTGAAAGAGAAGAAACCGTCCAAACCTGTTAGGAAAGTACACAGATCTTCCTCTGCACCAGACTCAAATACTAAACCAG CAATCAGCACGTCATCATGGCGAGATGGACAGAAGCTGGTGAAGATGATGCTGGGGCCACCTCCACGGTTACACAGAGAGCCTCGGGTGAAGTCCTCGGAGACACAGATGAGAACAG GACCCGGTCCCCGTTCCAGCTCTCATCCTCGTCTTGAGCGTAGCCGGCATTCAAGACCCACCAGTGCAGAAAGACCTCGCAATCATGTTCTACCAGAAGAGCCAGCTGGACCTTCCAGATTAACAGGGGGTGATAGAAGAAAATCTCCCAGCACAGACCTTCTCTCAGCAGACATCCGTGGCATCCTAGATGACCTGCAGATGGAGGCGGACAGCAGCAGGAGGGCAGAAGCGCCCCGCTCGAAAGTCTCAACCAGAGTTTCTCGTAGTGCCAGCCCTGCCAAGACTACCAAGAGAACTGATCCTCCTGAGCATCCCATGGCAAAGAAACGGCACTATGACGCTGAAGCGGTGCGACTGTATATTGCtcaaaaacaagaagaaaggaaaaaacagcaagcagaggagaggagagctCAGCGTGAAGAAGAAGAGAATAAGAATAAACGCCTAAAGGAGCTTTACACGAGACAACGAGCAGGGGCCACCAAGGGCCCAGTCGCACCTGAAGGTCCAATAAAGAAGCGGCTCCAGGAAACATACACCAAACTTCTGCTGGAACAGACTCAGCTCAGAGAAGAGATCAATGGTGGTGCCATAACAAACATGGTCCAGCAG CCGAGACCAGTATACCAGCCATCTGGAGAGtctgataaagaaaacaaaagacatgATCGACCTCAAAGTGCCACCTCCAGCAGTGATCTGTCCCTTACAGGACAATGCCAGCCTCCTTTCTCCAG GAATGGTTTGGGTTATGCAGGGTCACCATGGCATCAATCTGACCAGCATAGTCCTGCTCTGAGGGTCAGCAGCTCCCTAGCACCTCCTTCTGGCCATATCTTCTCTCAGCTGTTAGAACTTGATCCAGAACCTTCACTACCTAACAGAGAGTCCCTAACTGCACATGCTGCATTTCCCTCAACCACAGGCCGCAAAATGAGCCGTATTGAGGCTCTTAAGGCCACAGCTGCCTCTCTGTCCAGCCGTATTGAGAGCGAGGCACGTAAACTAGCTGGTGCCGGAATAAACTACGGTTGTGCCAAGGATACAGGCACGGGTCTTTTAATCCCTAGCGATGACCGCTGGGCTAAACGTGTCAGTCCGCCAGTCAGAGAGAATCTGACAGATTCTGATGACCTGGTTGAGAGGATTGAAAAACTGCTTGCTGCGGGTCAGAGCACCTATGATCAGGCCCTTCCAGGTGTGGGCAACCTGCACAGCTTTAGGGAGAGGATGGAGACTGGGAACAAACAAACAGTTGCGCCTTCTGGCCTCAACTCCAGAAACACACGCAAGACCCCTTCTCCTCCAAAGCCCATTGTTCAGGAAGTTGAGCTGGACTCCAGCGGAGGTTCTATCAGTGAGGGTCCTCTGCTGAGTGAGGGCAGTATATCTGACGAAGACCTGCAAGAGCTGCCCAAATCAAGACTGGGAACCAAAGGATACAGTGCACATCTGAATGGAGACAGTTTGAATCCAATTTCACGCTTTCAGAAAGAGGCAGAGAAGCACCTGCCTTTTAATCTGTCAAGGATGGTACAAGGAGGAAGCAATGGACCATGGGAAGAACTGGCCAAGGGAAGCCCACACAGTGTTATCAATATATTTACAAAGAACATGAGCTACAGCAAAG CATTTGAAGAAAGGGGCGGTAAGAGTTCTCCGGCTCTCCGCTCTGGTCTGTCTGGCGCCAGCTCATTGGATGGAATGGTCTACGAGGAAGACTTTGTTTCCTCTCGTGCCAGTAGCCAATCAGCATCCAAGAGAAGTCCCAATGGGCTCAG TAATGGCCATGGTCGGTTCAGTCCTCCAGATGAGGTGCTAAGTGTCAGATCTGCATACAGTAACAGAGCTGGGGAGAGATCTCAACATTCACCTGCTCTTACACCCCTCTCCTCTCCACACTCAGCCAGCTCAAGCAGCAAGAGAG CTTCAGAAAGGAGCTTGCTGGAGGGACAAAGAAACACATCCTCTGCTGTTTCTGATCTCCCTGCTGAGGGTTTTAAGAAGAGCGGCTCAGAGAAAACATCCAGTCGCAGCTCTCACAGGAGCGTGGACACAGACAGCACACTGGGGGGTGTCTCAGTCCACTCCATTCATAG TTGCATTAGTCATTTTAGCTCTGAGGGGAAGAAATCTCCCCGAAGTGCTCGTACAACTCCTGCCGCTGGTTCTCCAGCCAGCTCTGGTTCTTCCCGGTTGTCTCCAGGTGACAGTATCCCAATCAGAGGGTCTGCCCAGGGGTCGGGTTCCCCTCACGCAGCTCTACCCAGTTCCTCTTCATCAGCTGCCAGGGCTAAATCAAACCCCTCACCCCATACTCAAAGCCCAGGAAGAACAGAGCACAGGACTGCAG GTGCAACAGAGCTCCAGTTTGCTCCTGGGGTCCTCCAGCAGCGCCTGTCTGCTGAGCTCAGTTACCTGGATGCAGTGGAGGAGTCAGTGCGACAGCTCGGTGATGTGGAGCGAGTGAGAGGAGTGTCTCTCGCTCAGCAGGAAACTGTCTCGCTCGCTCAGATTCTCAAG TCTCAGCAACAGAGGCATGAGCGTGAACTGTACTTGCTACGGATGAAGGCAGAGCAAGAAGCCCTCGAAACACAACGGCAACTGGAAGAAAGCAGACAGAAAGCTGCACAG GCCCATGCAGAGCTGCAAGAGGGTTTGCTCCAGTCTCAACAGCAGGCTTTAGGAGGTTTGCATGAGGCCACAAACAAAATGATAAACCAGCAGGCTGAGGCTGCACGCCACACAGCTGAAACggcacaacacattaaagag ATGACTGAGCTGGCTCGTTCACAGATTGCAGGAGCGCTAAGTGTTCCTGGCCCCTCCATTATGCCCCTGTATGATCAACAGAAACAACACAAGCGCGGTTTGAAACAGCAGCAGCCACACCCCCACACTGACAG TAGCTGGAAGAGTGAGCTGTCTCCTGAGAGACGTAAGAGTCCATCAGAGGTCGAGACTTCACCAGACAGCCTCTCAGAGTCCATCCCTTCAAGGAGACCCACCATCAG TGGTGGTGGCAGCAGTAGTACCCAGCTGAGTCCACCTCGTTCTGATCAAAAGGAGAGGAAGACACCAGGAAAAGACAGGAGCAGTAGTTCAGTGGAGGACCAGGCTCACACTGCTGCCGATGACTCCCTTTCCTCAGACAATGTGCGAAGCCCGCTTGAAGAGAAAG CAGACAATGCCTCCATCGCCACAGATTACTCTGTGAAGTTTGATGACTCTATGACAGAGGATGACATTGAGGAAAAATCGTTCCGCTCTCTTTTACCATCCGAGGCCCACCGTCGCGAATCGCTGGACAGGAAGCCCAGTCCTCGCCCCGAATCTGATGACGACCACAGCCATGACAGATCCAGCCCCAAAGCGAGCTCAAAG CAGGATGGCAGCATGCCCTTCTCAAGTGGTCAGGACAGCTTCTCGAAGTTCACCATGGATTTGGTGCGTCAGTACATGAAGGAGGAGGAAGTTCGCGCTCAGCATCAGAGTTCTCTCCTGCGTCTGCGTCAGAAGGCCCTCCGAGAGAAAACCAAGGCTGAACTGGCCTGGCTGGAGCACCAGAAGAG GCATCTCAGAGATAAAGGAGAGGACGATAAGATGCCACCACTTCGTAAGAAACAGAGAGGCCTGATACTGAAGCTACAACAGGAACAG GCGGAGATCAAACGACTGCAGGAGGCCAATAAAGCAGCGAGGAGGGAGAGACAGCTGCTCCTCAAACAGCAGGAGGAGATCGAAAGAATGAGGCACACAACACTCAAACTCAAAGAGCGGCTCAGAAGCGCAGACACAAAGCTG GAATCACCCGCTTCAGGTGTGGCGGAGGAGTCGGCTCCGCCCAGTGTGATTGTGACAGATGCAGAGACCCGTAGCCCCTCCCCTGTGTCTGTGTCGGGCAGTGAAACCAGCAGCATCATGCAAAAACTGAAAAAGATGCGGTCTCACATGGACGAAAA ACACTGTTCTCCTGTCCATTATTTCTTCTCTGTCTTTACGGCTCATCACTGGgcctctctatctgtctgtctcccAAAACTCCACCCCAAATTCCAGCTCTTTATCTACAGCCAATTGGTCAG GTTTCTCACTAAAAGAGAGCAGCAGTTGATGCAGAGGCGCAGACATGCGGAAGAGCTTCTTGAGTGGAGACAGCGGTTGGATGCGGAGGAGGCCGAAGTGCGCCACATGGAGAAAAAAGCTCTTGCGGCCtgggaaaaacaacagcagccaCGCAACAGAACACCACTGCAGCAGCGTAGCTGGGAAAGTGAGCTCAGTAAAACCAGAGGTGGACAAGAGAGTCCCACAGGACAAG AAGCAGGCAGCGAAGATGATGACTCCCCAGCATTGTCCGTGTCCAGCGTGCACACTGATTTGTCAGTTCCAGAGCAGCTGGCCAGCCCTTCCTCAGACCAGCCTGTCTCTGAACTCCACTCTCCTCATACGGGCAACAGCCCTGCCCCTGATGCCCTCTACTCacctgagtttaatgccacagacAGCAAACAG TCTCCTCCAGAGAAAGCCAGCCTCAGCTCTCTTCGACATTCAGACAGTAGCCAGCCTGGGACTGTCACTGGCACTAGTGGAAGCAGCAAGATGCAGGTGCGCTCCAGCTCCAAGACCAGTGAGGCCTGCACCAGTGACACTCATTCGGCCACTCCATCCG AGACCACATCTGATCAGAGTGATATTGAGAGCCGTATTCGTGCCCTCAAGGACGAGCTCCGTATACGCAAATCTGTGGTGTATCAGctaaagaaagagcaaaagaagAGGCAAAAAGAGCGACTGAAAGCTCAGGAGGCGAGTCTTCTGAAACAGTTGGAG TcatataatgactttattcagaaGACCAAGGCAAAGTTGAGTAAAGAGCCAGACAGCACTCCAGCCACCAAACCCCAGATTAAAACTCCCACGTCAGCCACTGAAAAGCCTCGGATAAAACCCCCTCCGCTTCAGAG GCCTGAAACTAGCAAGAACTGGAAGATTGTCACAGAATCTGAGAAATCAGAGACTGTGCCCACGGAGGCATCAGCAGATAAAG CAGATGATGTTGCACCATCAAGACTTCATAAGTATTCATCAGAACATGATGACATTTCCTCCGATGAAGATCCTCCTACAGTTACTCCAACTCCAGTTATGGGAAGTCCGGAACATATGGATGTTTTGAGGAGCTTGCGTAGTCCAGAGTATCCAAGCTACCAATCAGAAGATGCCCCCTCAATCAAAGAACATGCTGCTAGACCAGAAGCCAATGACCTCCTTTCGGAAGATGAGAGTGTGGTCTCTAGCCACAAGTCAGGTATTATGGAGGAACTGGAATATGCAAAGTCAGAGGGGTCTGAGAATTCCCGTTCTGACCAACACTCTCACCCTCTGCTTAAACTGGATCTCGGGCTTCAGATTCCATCGCAGAATGACATGAAACCCAAATTTGAGGAGGAAAAGTTGTCTGAGAAGGATGCTGATGACAAGCAAGCAGTTGAAGATTCTGCAGATGCTGGAGAGAGTATGATATTTACTGACTCTCCTGTGGCGAAATCAAAAGATATAGACTATACTTCAGCTGAAAAGACTCCTTCAGCCATAGATCATTCTTATACCCCTGACTTCTCGCTGTCCAAGAGGGAGGATTCACCAAAGATGAAAGATACACCGTCACCCTCAGGTGATGGCTATAACGATGACTTTGAGCCTTCCTTTGGGTCGTCATTTAAGGAGGATCATCATGAATCAAAGCCTACATCACCCTCTGCCCCAGAGCCCAAAGAAAAATCACTTAAGTCTCCAATGTACAGCAGTGAAGAGGAAATTGAAGAAGAACTAAGTGTCCGATCAGGAAGTACTAATGGCAGCTTCCAAACTGAAAGTCATGCAGACCTCAATAGCCATGGTAAAAGCTCCAAAGATGACATCATGagtcattcaaaatgttcaacttTACCACAGCACCAAATGCCAGTCTTGTCAGTAATGGACGAATTGCCAAGCTTCTGCATTGGAGACCGGGTTTTGGTTAGTAATATACAACCAGGGACACTGAGATTCAAGGGACAAACTAACTTTGCCAATGGATTCTGGGCCGGGGTTGAACTGGATAACCCTGAGGGAAGTAACAATGGAACTTACGATGGGGTGGTGTACTTTGAATGTAGTGAAAAACATGGTATATTCGCCCCGCCGGACAAGATCTCTCGTCTTCCAGAGAAATTTGAGGCCAGTGCAGACACTGAAGATGAAGATTCATCATGTGATGACCAGCCAAATAGTAAAAACAAAGGTTCTGAGGAGCAGTTAGACCACAGAAATCTGCTAAACAAAATTAAAGGAGAAAAATCTGACCTGGATTTTCATCCTGAGACTAGAGAGCCCTCGGAAGAGTATGAAAAGCCATTGGAACTTAACATCAAACAGCTTTCCACTGGACAAAGCACCTTTTTTAAATCTCAGCAGCATAACCTGGATTTTAATGATATTGATTGCAATATGATTAAGGACTGTGACAAAAGTCAGCACACAGTGCCTTACAGAGGAGACAAGGACATCATTCTCAAATTCAAGGACACATCTCTTGATAATGTTGTTCCATTGCTCAATAATTTGGATAAAGGGAcatctaaaaaacaaaagcagGAAGAGGAACCAACAGCAGTCATTTTGGACCTGTTGGTTGAGGATAAGAAGTCCAGAGTTGATGGTTTTCCGAAAACTACTGACATCTCAATCGAGGAGGCCAGTCTCGATAATAGAGAAGACTTGAATAACAAAAGGGCTTTGACTACCCTAGCAGATAAGCTTGTGGAAAACTTCTTATGTGATGCAGTGAAGCAATTTCAGAAGATCAAGAAAGACAAAGAGGAGAAGTTATCAGCTGCTAATCAACTGAAAAGAGACTTCATCAATGAAGATGATGGACTTGATGGAAGCAACAACTTTAAGTCTCAGAGCAGGTCTTCATctaaaacaaagacagacagtTTCCGCACCTTCTTTGATGATGATCAGGAGGAACTTTCATCTCCAGAGCATTGCAACAGACCT GAGAGCCCTGTCCTAGGTACGAGTGGACAGGAAGAGCTAGCTAAACGTCTGGCAGAGCTGGAACTGAGCCGTGAGCTCTTTGATGTCCTTGGTGATGAGCAGGACTGGTTCGATGAGGACTTTGGTCTCAGCTCACGAAAACAACAGCAGAAGCAAAAACCACAGCAAGATGGGATTTCTGGTGCGGGGGAACAGGTCAAAACACCACCCAGGCCTGAACTTCCGGTTCAGTTGAAGCAACCAGAGGAGCCTGCCATGATTGTTCCTCACACTGTCCAGGAGGTGGAGAAACTTGTCATTGCTGCTACTCAGGAGATCTGGAAAAGCTGCAAACTGGGTCATGGTAGACCAAGCCTGACTGGAGTACCCAAACCTCAACCCTCTAATATTTTCCTGGAAGGAGACTCCAAAGCCAATGACCTGGAGGCTCAATGCCAACAAAGCTACAAACTG gcCGTCTTTGATTTATCATGGGAGGTCATTCAAGACATCTATGCAGAAGATCCAAAAGTTGATCAGCCACAATGGATGAAGCCACGTCGCCTTAATTCCAACTATTTCCATCGACTGAAATGCCCCAATGACATCACAACAGTCCAG GAATTTGTCACCACTGAGGTATTAAAGCTGTGTGGTCTAAAGAAAGAGCAGAACCAGAAAACAGACTGGCAGAAAATGATCAAATTTGGACGGAAAAAGCGAGACAGAGTTGACCACATTCTG GTCCAGGAGCTGCATGAGGAGGAATCACATTGGGTGAACTATGATGAGGATGAACTTTTTGTAAAGATGCAGCTTGCTGATGGGATTTTTGACACCTTGCTAAAAGACACCGCTGACGTTCTGACCCAAATCCAAGGGAAGAAGTCCAAAAGAACTCTTTGA